One stretch of Armatimonadota bacterium DNA includes these proteins:
- a CDS encoding carbohydrate binding family 9 domain-containing protein, which produces MKQGPVRHAAAAWMLICSLGCSESLAAQHPAPRSLSAQVTTHAPVIDGDLSDPAWKAAPEATTFVDVQNGNPVADQTVARVLYDSKYIYVAFNCLDSKPSTISARETVRDNKYPNTYTVNNNEDNVEVSIDPFFSHRAQDISSFSVNAIGTPSAQLGGGRGSKLEWEGLWHAAARRTKTGWSAEISIPWKMLNYPVKAGPVTFGIEFRRFQLRTQILSEWSPEGPNTFLNLEGMWTGVKVPQKEFHPTVSVLPYVLAGETRGTMNLRTGADLRYAISPQMTAVGSLNPDFGDVENAVQGVQFSRTERYVAEERPFFQEGSSYLNHIHINFVGEYLYTPNMPGFIGGLKTYGKLSDLDTLGVMDAWTPGANGRNDFISRYRHDFNRSSNLAFYFGQVSQAGNNNTIGEVEQDVRHGKFEEDTQFALTGGNTAGGHSLATALNYNDKLNQASLAYVEVAPDFADIDGYIPYVDRRGLELYDVWSGDWRKGTWRGYNVSSDLNFNYHFDGRRFQRGGTTSAQFFTRADWQFGGSLDYTKFDDQTDATVGFTIARGVSDRFHQWGIILQTGLLGSRPTTFLNPLFSYRLFRHLDVAYNGEIQNRDGTVFQHVLTANYQFSPTQAVGGRVVDQTGGTNFYFFYQHSGNKGMETYIIYGDPNAPKFVNRLVVKLVFAL; this is translated from the coding sequence TTGAAGCAAGGCCCGGTGCGGCACGCTGCGGCAGCCTGGATGTTGATTTGTTCGCTCGGCTGCTCTGAATCTCTCGCCGCACAGCATCCAGCACCCAGAAGCCTGTCGGCCCAAGTCACAACGCACGCGCCGGTCATCGACGGCGATCTTTCCGATCCGGCATGGAAGGCTGCGCCGGAGGCCACCACCTTTGTGGATGTGCAGAACGGGAACCCCGTGGCCGATCAAACGGTGGCGCGGGTCCTCTACGACAGCAAGTACATCTATGTGGCATTTAACTGCCTCGACAGCAAGCCCAGCACCATCTCAGCCCGGGAGACCGTCCGCGACAACAAGTACCCCAACACCTATACGGTTAACAACAATGAGGACAACGTTGAGGTCTCGATAGACCCGTTCTTTTCGCACCGCGCACAGGATATCTCCAGCTTCAGCGTAAACGCAATCGGGACGCCGTCGGCTCAACTCGGTGGTGGCCGAGGAAGCAAGCTGGAGTGGGAGGGGTTGTGGCACGCAGCCGCCCGACGCACCAAAACCGGCTGGAGCGCGGAGATCAGCATACCGTGGAAGATGCTCAACTATCCCGTCAAGGCGGGACCGGTCACGTTTGGAATCGAGTTCCGCCGGTTTCAACTCCGCACACAGATTCTCAGCGAATGGAGCCCGGAGGGTCCCAACACATTCCTCAATCTGGAAGGCATGTGGACCGGCGTCAAGGTACCGCAGAAGGAGTTTCACCCGACGGTCTCCGTACTGCCGTACGTACTGGCAGGCGAGACGAGGGGAACCATGAACCTGCGTACCGGAGCCGACCTCCGCTACGCCATTTCGCCTCAGATGACGGCGGTGGGCAGCCTGAACCCCGACTTTGGCGATGTGGAGAATGCGGTTCAGGGAGTCCAGTTCTCACGAACCGAGCGCTACGTGGCCGAAGAGCGCCCGTTTTTCCAGGAGGGCAGCAGCTACCTCAATCATATTCATATCAACTTTGTAGGTGAATACCTCTATACTCCCAACATGCCGGGCTTCATCGGCGGGCTCAAAACCTACGGCAAATTGAGCGATCTGGATACACTGGGCGTGATGGATGCATGGACGCCCGGGGCAAACGGAAGAAACGACTTTATCAGCCGCTACCGGCACGACTTCAATAGAAGCAGCAACCTGGCATTCTACTTTGGACAGGTAAGCCAGGCCGGTAACAACAATACGATTGGAGAAGTGGAGCAAGATGTGCGCCACGGCAAGTTTGAAGAGGACACGCAGTTCGCTCTGACGGGCGGAAACACAGCCGGCGGCCACTCGCTCGCAACCGCCCTGAACTATAACGACAAGCTGAACCAGGCTTCACTGGCCTACGTGGAGGTGGCGCCCGATTTCGCCGACATCGATGGTTACATCCCGTATGTGGACCGGCGCGGTCTCGAGCTGTACGACGTTTGGAGTGGAGACTGGCGCAAGGGAACGTGGCGCGGATATAACGTAAGCTCAGACCTCAATTTCAATTACCACTTTGATGGCCGCCGGTTTCAGCGCGGTGGCACCACGTCGGCGCAGTTCTTCACCCGGGCCGATTGGCAGTTTGGCGGCAGTTTGGACTACACCAAGTTTGACGACCAGACCGATGCCACGGTGGGGTTCACCATTGCCCGCGGTGTAAGCGACCGGTTTCACCAATGGGGCATTATTCTGCAAACCGGGTTGCTCGGCAGCCGCCCGACCACCTTCCTCAACCCGCTCTTTTCATACCGGCTGTTCAGGCACCTGGATGTAGCCTACAATGGCGAGATCCAGAACCGCGACGGCACCGTGTTTCAGCACGTGCTCACGGCCAACTACCAGTTCTCGCCAACCCAGGCGGTGGGTGGAAGGGTTGTGGATCAGACTGGCGGCACGAACTTCTACTTCTTCTACCAACACTCCGGCAACAAGGGCATGGAAACCTACATCATCTACGGCGACCCGAACGCGCCAAAGTTCGTGAATCGCCTCGTGGTCAAACTGGTTTTTGCGCTGTAG
- a CDS encoding RHS repeat-associated core domain-containing protein: MITLVSISYTVDPVGNRTGETVGSTSTSFTMDNDDELTSTSGGFANSYSYNANGEQTGRTLAGTAYTLAFDYDGQLKSITQGTAVTGFGYDALGRRVSRAVSGTTTSTQYAGGAPVTEMQGSTFTAAYTVGNDLLRRNSEYPALDGLGSARAETNSSGTATATQDFDAFGNTIASSGSSGSPYNFAGDWAYQSNGDAGLQHVGARYFDPQVGRFASRDSMLDQIPYAYCGGEPTDFVDPSGTAPIWMGDLACFGVGGILIGAPLVITTAPAWFPIAGGALIVIGCVDIVRGIFDIGQQQADRRIGMPFPDGGDHRFSAEMEYETNRDLYPDIKPKPGWTEPVPAWYKKL, from the coding sequence ATGATAACTTTGGTTTCGATTTCGTATACGGTGGATCCGGTAGGAAACCGCACCGGCGAAACGGTGGGAAGCACCTCTACGAGCTTCACGATGGATAACGACGATGAGCTTACGTCGACCAGCGGCGGATTCGCGAACAGTTACTCGTACAATGCAAACGGCGAACAGACCGGCCGGACGCTGGCCGGCACGGCGTACACCCTCGCCTTCGATTACGATGGCCAGCTCAAGTCGATCACGCAGGGTACCGCGGTGACCGGTTTCGGCTATGACGCTCTGGGCCGCCGCGTGAGCCGCGCCGTTTCAGGCACAACCACCTCCACGCAGTATGCCGGCGGCGCGCCGGTAACCGAAATGCAGGGCAGCACGTTCACGGCAGCTTACACCGTCGGTAACGACCTGCTCCGGCGTAACAGCGAGTATCCGGCGTTAGATGGCCTCGGCTCGGCCCGCGCCGAAACGAACAGCTCCGGCACGGCCACGGCCACGCAGGATTTCGATGCGTTTGGAAACACGATCGCCTCCAGCGGCAGCAGCGGCAGTCCCTACAACTTTGCCGGCGATTGGGCCTACCAGAGCAACGGCGACGCCGGGCTGCAGCACGTAGGAGCGCGCTACTTCGACCCGCAGGTCGGGCGGTTCGCCAGCCGCGACAGCATGCTGGACCAGATTCCGTACGCCTATTGCGGTGGCGAACCGACAGACTTCGTGGATCCCAGCGGGACGGCGCCTATCTGGATGGGTGACCTTGCCTGTTTTGGAGTTGGCGGCATATTGATCGGTGCACCTTTGGTAATTACAACTGCGCCAGCTTGGTTCCCGATCGCGGGCGGCGCCCTTATTGTTATCGGCTGCGTTGATATCGTCCGGGGCATCTTCGACATAGGTCAGCAACAGGCTGACCGGCGAATTGGGATGCCGTTTCCAGACGGTGGCGATCATCGTTTCTCAGCAGAGATGGAATACGAGACGAATCGCGACCTGTACCCCGACATCAAGCCTAAGCCGGGCTGGACCGAGCCAGTGCCCGCGTGGTACAAGAAGCTCTAA
- a CDS encoding carbohydrate binding family 9 domain-containing protein has protein sequence MHNSNTRFITAVLLVVAPPTVYGSPASAQANGSRHIAAVRTATPPVIDGDLSDPCWKSAPTARMFTDEQNDRPAPDQTVAMVVYDSRCIYVAFRCTDNQPASITARETVRDSKYQNQNNGSYDTEDNVEVRLDPFLSHRDSDISRFSVNAIGTPSALLGGGRAAKVEWEGLWQAAVKRTPTGWQAEFRIPWRILNYPKSNKPIDFGINFTRFQTRTALLSEWSNLGPQVFTAREGIWTGVVPPAGRFKPRLSLLPYLLPAERAGAMSLRIGMDARYPISPQLTAVAALNPDFGTVEGAVQGIQFSHSELFLQDQRPFFVEGNELFGNNNFNLIGNYFYSQRIPGFILGGKVYGNVTHSDTLVALETETPGSRSDLATRIRHDFSPTANLALTLVQRTAPGDNNTVGLLEHDQRWGKLEADTQLGISGGNTAGGHSFQTFEVYEDKLNTTGIGLTDVAPDFVDEDGYVPFNDERSVVLFENWAAAWRHGPWRSFNVQSIPQFGWHYSGAPYQRGIDTAFQFVTQSNWQLGGEINYDKFDTQTDATMMLSVTRGVLDRFHTWGISILHGLQGSRPSTFVQPSFSYRFLHKLDITYAGALLYRDGRTQQHVVSLNYQVSPTVAFGGRLVAQTGGTNGFLFYRHSGGKGTETYIILGDPNAQRWTNLVAVKLVFAL, from the coding sequence ATGCACAACTCGAATACGCGATTCATTACGGCCGTCCTGCTCGTGGTCGCACCACCGACCGTGTACGGCTCGCCCGCAAGCGCCCAGGCCAATGGAAGCCGCCATATCGCAGCGGTTCGCACGGCCACTCCACCGGTGATTGATGGCGACCTGTCTGATCCATGCTGGAAATCAGCGCCCACGGCCAGGATGTTTACCGACGAGCAGAACGATCGGCCAGCGCCGGATCAAACCGTCGCCATGGTTGTGTACGACAGCCGCTGCATCTATGTTGCATTCCGCTGTACCGACAACCAGCCGGCCTCCATCACCGCCCGTGAAACAGTCCGCGACAGCAAATATCAGAACCAGAACAACGGCTCCTACGATACCGAAGACAACGTGGAAGTAAGGCTCGACCCCTTCCTCTCCCACCGCGACAGCGACATCTCACGCTTCTCGGTAAATGCAATCGGCACGCCGTCGGCGCTCCTGGGAGGCGGGCGAGCCGCCAAGGTGGAGTGGGAGGGGTTATGGCAGGCAGCGGTAAAGCGGACGCCAACGGGTTGGCAGGCGGAGTTCCGGATCCCGTGGCGGATCCTCAACTACCCAAAATCCAACAAGCCTATCGATTTTGGCATCAACTTCACGCGGTTCCAGACGCGCACCGCGCTCTTGAGCGAATGGAGCAATCTGGGTCCGCAGGTGTTCACCGCCCGCGAGGGGATCTGGACCGGCGTCGTACCGCCGGCCGGCAGGTTCAAGCCTCGTCTCTCGCTGCTGCCCTACCTTTTGCCGGCTGAACGGGCTGGCGCGATGAGCCTGCGGATCGGCATGGATGCGCGCTACCCCATCTCACCACAGCTCACGGCTGTGGCAGCACTGAATCCCGATTTTGGAACGGTGGAAGGCGCGGTGCAGGGGATTCAGTTCTCTCACTCGGAGCTTTTCCTTCAGGACCAGCGCCCCTTCTTCGTTGAAGGTAACGAGCTATTCGGCAACAACAACTTCAATCTTATTGGAAACTATTTCTACTCCCAGCGCATACCAGGCTTCATTCTGGGCGGCAAGGTGTATGGCAATGTGACGCACAGTGATACGCTGGTTGCCCTCGAAACCGAGACCCCCGGCAGCAGATCCGACCTGGCCACGCGGATCCGGCACGACTTTTCACCGACCGCGAATCTCGCCTTGACGCTGGTGCAGCGAACCGCCCCAGGCGATAACAACACCGTCGGCCTGCTGGAGCATGACCAACGGTGGGGGAAACTGGAGGCCGATACGCAGCTGGGCATCAGCGGTGGAAACACCGCCGGCGGCCACTCCTTCCAGACCTTCGAGGTGTATGAGGACAAGCTGAATACAACCGGCATCGGTCTCACCGACGTGGCGCCGGACTTTGTCGATGAAGATGGCTACGTGCCATTTAACGATGAGCGCTCGGTAGTTCTGTTCGAGAACTGGGCGGCCGCCTGGAGGCATGGACCGTGGCGATCGTTCAATGTGCAGTCGATTCCTCAATTCGGTTGGCACTACAGCGGTGCACCGTATCAGCGCGGCATTGATACGGCGTTTCAGTTTGTAACCCAATCGAACTGGCAGTTGGGCGGCGAAATCAATTACGACAAGTTTGATACGCAAACCGACGCTACCATGATGCTATCGGTGACGCGCGGCGTGCTGGACCGGTTTCATACCTGGGGCATATCCATACTTCACGGCCTGCAGGGCAGTCGACCCTCCACATTCGTGCAGCCTTCGTTCTCATACCGCTTCCTGCACAAGCTGGACATCACGTACGCCGGCGCGCTTCTGTACCGGGATGGCCGCACCCAACAGCACGTGGTGTCTTTGAACTATCAGGTATCGCCCACGGTGGCCTTCGGTGGCCGCCTGGTAGCGCAAACCGGCGGCACCAATGGCTTTCTGTTCTACAGGCACTCCGGCGGTAAGGGCACCGAGACCTACATCATCCTCGGCGATCCCAACGCGCAGCGATGGACAAATCTGGTTGCAGTGAAGCTGGTATTTGCACTCTAA
- a CDS encoding ABC transporter permease yields MAEQAADAGQAAAGSRVPRITGAGPLQLIAGVVGLAWQTVVAAAGEGIPVRQLVDQMAAVGADSIWIVLIITGATGAVFAYYVTQLSQQVGVSQLVGGTLAYGLFNELGPVLSGVALAARAGAAIAAELATMVVTEQVDAMRSMAVSPVRYLVAPRIAAALIMLPLLTAIADCAGLYGGYLFARMAGITGPVFFESVRTWAHTVDLERGLIKAVVFGAITGLIACHQGLSTRRGATGVGRATTGSVVLCVISIFLADLALTPFLRHLALR; encoded by the coding sequence ATGGCTGAGCAGGCAGCAGATGCTGGGCAGGCAGCGGCAGGTTCACGCGTACCGCGCATTACGGGTGCGGGCCCCCTACAGCTTATTGCCGGCGTAGTTGGGCTCGCATGGCAGACCGTCGTCGCCGCCGCCGGTGAAGGCATACCTGTGCGGCAGCTTGTGGACCAGATGGCCGCGGTCGGCGCGGATTCGATCTGGATAGTTTTGATCATTACTGGTGCCACCGGCGCTGTTTTTGCCTATTACGTAACGCAACTGTCGCAACAGGTAGGCGTCAGCCAGCTGGTGGGCGGCACCCTGGCATACGGGCTGTTTAACGAGCTTGGCCCGGTGCTGAGCGGGGTAGCGCTGGCTGCGCGGGCCGGCGCCGCCATTGCAGCAGAGCTCGCCACCATGGTTGTAACCGAGCAGGTAGACGCAATGCGGTCGATGGCGGTTTCGCCTGTGCGGTACCTGGTGGCGCCACGCATTGCAGCGGCGCTCATCATGCTGCCGTTATTGACGGCGATCGCCGACTGTGCAGGCTTGTATGGCGGCTACCTTTTTGCGCGCATGGCCGGCATTACCGGTCCGGTGTTCTTTGAATCGGTTCGGACCTGGGCTCACACGGTGGATCTGGAACGAGGTCTGATCAAGGCGGTTGTGTTCGGCGCAATTACCGGCCTGATCGCCTGCCATCAGGGCCTTTCTACTCGCCGTGGCGCTACCGGCGTCGGTCGGGCCACAACCGGTTCCGTGGTGCTTTGCGTAATCTCAATCTTCCTGGCGGATTTGGCGCTTACGCCCTTTCTGCGGCACCTGGCGTTACGGTGA
- a CDS encoding ATP-binding cassette domain-containing protein — protein sequence MQIMPGEIVSVMGASGSGKTTILKLMTGLIRATSGEILIEEADITRMPEDELGHVRLKMGLVFQYAALFDSMTVYDNILFGVTQHRRGLKRNERDAIVTRRLAQVDLDGVERLYPDELSGGMQKRVGLARALAMEPSIVFYDEPTSGLDPITSRTIDELIVATRDATGVTSVIVSHDIGSVFRISDRVAMLHGGELVIFDTPDAVRRSTISAVREFVSTAELAPAGVGGH from the coding sequence ATGCAGATTATGCCTGGCGAGATTGTTTCAGTGATGGGCGCCTCGGGCAGCGGCAAAACCACCATCCTGAAACTGATGACCGGCCTGATCCGCGCCACCAGTGGAGAGATCCTGATCGAGGAAGCCGATATAACCCGGATGCCTGAGGATGAATTGGGCCACGTGCGCCTCAAGATGGGCCTTGTGTTTCAGTACGCAGCCTTGTTTGACTCGATGACCGTTTATGACAACATTCTGTTTGGGGTTACCCAGCACCGGCGCGGATTGAAGCGGAACGAACGTGACGCGATTGTTACGCGACGGCTGGCGCAGGTGGACCTGGACGGTGTGGAACGGCTCTATCCGGACGAACTCTCCGGAGGTATGCAGAAACGCGTAGGTCTTGCCCGTGCGCTCGCAATGGAGCCGAGCATCGTTTTTTACGACGAGCCAACCAGCGGTCTGGACCCGATTACCAGCCGGACAATTGACGAGTTGATTGTTGCAACGCGTGACGCCACCGGTGTAACATCGGTCATCGTTTCGCACGACATCGGATCGGTATTCCGCATCTCGGACCGCGTAGCGATGCTGCACGGGGGAGAGCTTGTGATATTCGACACGCCGGATGCGGTGCGTCGCAGCACGATTTCGGCAGTGCGCGAGTTTGTATCGACGGCGGAGTTGGCGCCCGCCGGCGTCGGAGGACACTGA
- a CDS encoding MCE family protein, protein MAAKPALRTALVGLVALVVGVSLYLYLAHLNPNSYLVHVSFADTQGVEAQSPVRMDGVQIGEVRSVELDTRLRPPMPVVTLSIRDRYQIPADSRFEIAAGLLISNPQLHVVPGVSTASLPQDGSARVTGAPPTATAQELVGKANRQFDAISGEFKTAAKRINTILASAQTMMQTANKAASSTASLLDDQGMRNSLLQTVSNFRDVSAQAKVTSQQLSRQLIAVVKTGNGSVTKITGRLSDILAQLDNTIEDANSVVKKLTEQVTDPRLVQSLQDTAELARATLSRFNQIASDLDQLVGDPALQSNLKSTVSNLSGVTRSGEQTLTKVNTLLDRLMSVHKPTIKLPPTSLIANVAQQFNPGHLRLDLDAQVHVGKSDLVDIGLYDLGQTTRWNLQYGKGVSPTTTFRFGVHASQPGVGLDWAPSFGNGIQADLYDTRHPKLDLRGLLRVNRYSSIWLGSYDLLDHPAPAIGLRIVR, encoded by the coding sequence ATGGCGGCAAAACCTGCTCTGCGTACGGCGCTGGTCGGACTGGTAGCGCTTGTCGTGGGCGTTTCGCTCTATCTGTATCTGGCACATTTGAATCCCAATTCCTACCTGGTGCATGTGTCGTTTGCAGATACGCAGGGCGTTGAGGCACAAAGCCCGGTCCGCATGGATGGTGTACAAATTGGTGAGGTGCGAAGCGTGGAGTTGGACACACGGCTTCGGCCGCCAATGCCAGTGGTAACCCTGTCTATACGCGATCGATACCAGATTCCTGCCGATTCCAGGTTCGAAATTGCAGCCGGGCTGCTGATATCCAACCCGCAACTCCACGTGGTTCCAGGCGTATCCACGGCAAGCTTGCCTCAAGACGGGTCGGCGCGGGTTACCGGCGCGCCGCCGACCGCTACGGCGCAGGAACTGGTCGGCAAGGCGAACCGTCAGTTTGACGCCATTAGCGGCGAGTTCAAGACGGCGGCGAAGCGCATCAACACGATTCTTGCGTCGGCACAAACGATGATGCAGACGGCCAACAAGGCGGCCAGTTCTACCGCGAGCTTGCTGGACGACCAGGGCATGCGAAACTCGCTGCTGCAAACCGTTTCGAATTTCCGCGACGTTTCCGCACAAGCAAAGGTCACGTCGCAGCAGCTCAGCCGGCAGCTAATCGCGGTGGTGAAAACCGGAAACGGATCGGTAACCAAAATCACCGGCCGTCTTAGTGACATTCTGGCGCAGCTGGATAACACCATTGAGGATGCCAACTCTGTGGTCAAGAAGCTGACCGAGCAGGTGACCGACCCACGGCTGGTGCAGTCGCTGCAGGATACCGCCGAACTGGCGCGCGCGACGCTCTCGCGATTCAACCAGATTGCGTCAGACCTGGACCAACTGGTGGGTGACCCCGCCTTGCAGAGTAACCTGAAGAGCACCGTGAGCAACCTGAGCGGGGTAACCCGGAGCGGGGAGCAGACGCTGACCAAAGTGAACACGCTGCTCGATCGGCTGATGAGCGTACATAAGCCCACGATAAAGCTGCCGCCGACTTCGTTGATTGCCAACGTTGCCCAGCAGTTCAATCCGGGCCATTTACGGCTGGACTTGGATGCCCAGGTGCATGTTGGCAAGAGCGACCTGGTAGACATTGGCCTTTACGATCTGGGCCAAACCACAAGATGGAACCTGCAGTACGGCAAAGGCGTTTCACCAACGACCACATTCCGCTTTGGCGTACACGCCAGCCAGCCCGGCGTTGGGCTGGACTGGGCTCCCTCATTCGGCAACGGCATCCAGGCCGACCTGTACGACACGCGCCATCCCAAACTTGACTTGAGGGGGCTGTTGCGGGTAAACAGATACTCCTCAATCTGGCTGGGAAGTTACGACCTGCTGGATCATCCGGCGCCCGCGATTGGTCTCCGAATAGTGCGGTAG
- the rplI gene encoding 50S ribosomal protein L9, which produces MKVMLTRDVPKVGIDGEIVTVAGGFARNYLLPRRLALVANSSVMKQYQDKLAKLAALEANKATSARSAADRIEGVVLQFVVRANAHTGRLFGAVTEADVAAKLGEAAGVEVDRRKLGHFDAIKTTGAYSLSIRLHSEVTASFKVDVATQEQLEAREKARLAAELLPVVATEAASDPAVAAETPAMEDAPVDEAVPEPSVE; this is translated from the coding sequence ATGAAAGTAATGCTAACGCGCGATGTACCCAAGGTGGGCATCGACGGCGAGATTGTAACGGTTGCCGGCGGATTCGCGCGGAACTACCTGCTGCCGCGTCGGCTTGCCCTGGTAGCTAACAGCAGCGTGATGAAGCAGTACCAGGACAAGCTGGCGAAACTTGCAGCGTTGGAAGCCAACAAGGCGACTTCCGCTCGCAGCGCCGCCGATCGCATCGAGGGCGTGGTGCTTCAGTTTGTGGTGCGGGCAAACGCGCATACCGGCCGGCTTTTCGGCGCCGTTACCGAAGCCGATGTAGCCGCCAAACTTGGCGAAGCTGCGGGCGTGGAGGTCGATCGGCGCAAGCTCGGTCACTTTGACGCGATCAAGACGACCGGGGCATACAGCCTTTCAATTCGGCTGCACAGTGAGGTTACTGCCAGCTTCAAGGTAGATGTTGCCACTCAGGAGCAGCTGGAAGCGCGTGAAAAAGCGCGGCTCGCCGCCGAGTTGCTGCCTGTTGTCGCGACTGAGGCGGCGTCCGATCCGGCTGTCGCTGCGGAAACGCCGGCGATGGAAGATGCGCCGGTAGACGAGGCCGTGCCCGAACCTTCTGTGGAATGA
- the dnaB gene encoding replicative DNA helicase, whose translation MNLPNAARNDPVPPQNLEAEQAILGAMLLDQRAVEEATEVLSSADFYFDRHRVIFGAMLELAESHKPIDLVSLTETLQALGKLDESGGASYLNELMTVPSTAANAPYYADLVADKAILRSLLRCGSEIQALALNGQLSGADAADRAEELVFGVADQRSRRGLTPVSAYIENVWDSMERASEAGGPAEYLTHLKDLNTQLTSLQPADLIVIAARPSVGKTALAVQIGTHLAKVERKTVAIFSLEMAAEQLVKRMLCSEGQINGQRLNTGDLDDAEVSRLTSAMQTVGQAPIFIDDTSDSSVLEIRGKCRRLKAGSGLHLVIVDYLQLMRSTVRSENRNQEVSAMIRGLKSLARELGVPVVVLSQLSRGSEDRGSRKPLLSDLRDSGAIEAEADVVILIYRKGYHDYKQARAGRSGRGRSDDGDSDLGEPDGALVDDDGTTELIVAKHRNGPTGTVLVTFRKEYAKFSDWAPDSAVGGKGA comes from the coding sequence ATGAATCTGCCAAACGCGGCGCGGAACGACCCCGTTCCTCCTCAGAATCTGGAGGCCGAACAGGCCATCCTTGGCGCGATGCTCCTCGATCAGCGTGCCGTAGAAGAAGCGACTGAGGTGCTGAGCTCCGCCGATTTCTACTTCGACCGGCACCGGGTGATTTTCGGCGCCATGCTTGAGTTGGCGGAAAGCCACAAGCCGATCGACCTTGTGAGCCTCACCGAAACGCTGCAAGCGCTCGGCAAGTTGGACGAGAGTGGCGGCGCCAGCTACTTAAATGAGTTGATGACGGTGCCGTCTACGGCGGCGAATGCGCCCTATTATGCCGACCTTGTTGCCGATAAGGCGATCCTCCGCTCCCTGCTTCGCTGTGGCTCCGAGATCCAGGCCCTTGCGCTAAATGGACAGCTCTCGGGCGCCGATGCCGCCGATCGGGCTGAGGAGCTGGTTTTCGGTGTCGCTGATCAACGCAGCCGTCGTGGCCTCACGCCGGTCAGCGCCTACATCGAGAACGTTTGGGATTCGATGGAAAGAGCCAGCGAGGCTGGAGGGCCGGCGGAGTACCTGACACATCTGAAGGACTTGAACACTCAACTCACGAGCCTTCAGCCTGCCGATCTGATTGTGATTGCCGCGCGGCCGAGCGTGGGTAAGACCGCGCTCGCCGTTCAGATTGGTACGCATCTGGCGAAAGTCGAGAGAAAGACTGTCGCGATATTCAGCCTGGAGATGGCTGCTGAGCAGTTAGTGAAGCGCATGCTGTGCTCGGAAGGACAAATCAATGGCCAACGGTTGAACACAGGTGATTTGGACGATGCCGAGGTTTCACGGCTGACGTCCGCCATGCAAACGGTTGGGCAGGCTCCGATCTTCATCGATGACACCTCCGACTCCAGCGTGCTGGAAATCCGTGGAAAGTGTCGCCGCTTGAAGGCAGGAAGCGGATTGCATTTGGTGATTGTGGATTACCTGCAACTGATGCGCTCTACGGTAAGGTCCGAGAACCGAAATCAGGAAGTCTCTGCCATGATTCGCGGTTTGAAGTCGCTTGCGCGCGAGTTGGGTGTTCCGGTTGTTGTGCTCTCGCAGCTATCTCGAGGCAGCGAGGATCGCGGATCACGCAAACCGCTGCTTTCCGACCTGCGTGATTCCGGTGCAATTGAAGCAGAAGCCGATGTGGTGATTCTGATATACCGCAAGGGTTATCACGATTATAAGCAGGCGCGCGCGGGTCGATCAGGCCGAGGCAGAAGCGACGACGGCGACAGCGACCTCGGCGAGCCGGATGGCGCGTTGGTGGATGACGACGGCACTACAGAATTGATTGTGGCCAAACACCGCAACGGCCCAACCGGCACCGTGTTGGTGACGTTTCGGAAGGAGTACGCGAAATTCAGCGACTGGGCGCCAGATTCTGCAGTCGGAGGCAAGGGCGCCTAG